A region of Candidatus Hydrogenedens sp. DNA encodes the following proteins:
- a CDS encoding response regulator, with translation MNKYKVLVVDDEPDVVELLERTLKTEGFQVICAYDGISALDLVSTEKPDLILLDLMMPMMSGYEVCEQIKSNPQTQSIPVICVTSAHTPDARAHSLQIGASDVVTKPFYPSELIARIKRQLQPRE, from the coding sequence ATGAATAAATATAAGGTATTGGTGGTTGATGATGAACCCGATGTTGTAGAATTGTTAGAACGGACATTAAAGACAGAAGGATTCCAGGTAATTTGTGCTTATGATGGTATCTCTGCCCTGGACTTAGTTTCAACAGAGAAACCCGATTTAATTCTTTTAGATTTAATGATGCCCATGATGAGTGGATATGAGGTATGTGAACAAATAAAATCAAATCCGCAAACACAATCTATTCCAGTAATATGTGTAACTTCCGCTCATACACCGGATGCTCGGGCACATAGTTTACAGATTGGTGCTTCTGATGTCGTTACAAAACCTTTTTATCCCAGTGAACTTATTGCGCGGATTAAAAGACAACTTCAACCTCGCGAATGA
- a CDS encoding CDP-alcohol phosphatidyltransferase family protein, protein MTIPNLLTFFRILLIPIFLIVITFYTKETSYLRYVGFGICVIAIITDLSDGYIARKFNLCSELGARLDPLADKLAVNLSLAFIASNTSFEYPIPLWFPPLVLFRDTVLVVGTYLISRKLTQVKVSPRFWGKITSFVLSLYIAIVLLQIEILVLIFLILSTILTLLSLFDYLWVGIRFALNYRTTNG, encoded by the coding sequence GTGACGATACCTAACTTATTAACATTTTTTAGAATTTTACTCATACCTATTTTCTTAATAGTGATAACATTTTATACAAAAGAAACATCCTATTTGCGTTATGTAGGTTTTGGTATATGTGTTATAGCAATAATAACAGACTTATCAGATGGTTATATTGCAAGAAAGTTTAATCTTTGTTCCGAATTAGGAGCACGATTAGACCCACTTGCAGATAAACTTGCTGTGAATTTAAGCCTTGCATTTATTGCTTCAAATACATCATTTGAATATCCTATACCTTTATGGTTTCCACCTCTTGTATTATTCAGAGATACAGTTCTTGTTGTGGGAACCTATCTTATTAGCAGAAAACTGACACAGGTAAAGGTGTCGCCGCGTTTTTGGGGTAAAATTACATCTTTTGTTTTATCTCTATATATTGCTATTGTTCTTTTACAGATAGAAATATTGGTTCTTATTTTTTTGATACTATCTACTATTCTAACTTTATTATCTCTTTTTGACTACCTATGGGTAGGAATTCGTTTTGCCTTAAATTATCGAACAACCAATGGATAA